The following proteins come from a genomic window of Pirellula staleyi DSM 6068:
- a CDS encoding SMP-30/gluconolactonase/LRE family protein, with protein MLRTSTFAFAMAATLLAAISSTSLAQDMPLSQILIEGEEWKLVAEGYQFTEGPAVDAAGNLFFVDVPTSKILKVDTKSGSVSEFVTDSGKASGLMFGSDGRLYACQSANRQVVAYDKEAKPTVIATDLDVNDLVVSRKGDIYVTDYKNSRVWHISPEGKKQIVDEGIAKPNGVILWPDEQTLVVSDNAGGSLWAFRIGEGGKLEHKQPYYTLELGPQKSPSQADGMTVDVAGRLFVATSQGLQVFDPSARLAGILLKPQKKFLSNVAFAGEKLDTLYVTCADKVYSRKLKTQGISNQHALPQPK; from the coding sequence ATGCTTCGTACCTCGACATTCGCGTTTGCAATGGCCGCGACTTTGCTCGCTGCTATCTCCAGCACTTCGCTCGCGCAAGACATGCCTCTCTCCCAAATTCTGATCGAGGGGGAAGAGTGGAAGCTTGTCGCCGAGGGTTATCAGTTCACCGAAGGTCCTGCAGTCGATGCTGCTGGCAATCTATTCTTCGTCGATGTCCCCACGTCCAAGATTCTGAAGGTCGACACCAAGAGCGGCAGTGTGAGCGAGTTCGTCACCGACTCGGGTAAAGCGAGTGGCCTGATGTTTGGGAGTGATGGCCGCCTTTACGCTTGCCAAAGTGCCAATCGTCAGGTGGTCGCTTACGATAAAGAGGCGAAACCAACCGTCATCGCAACCGATCTGGATGTGAACGATCTCGTCGTTTCACGGAAGGGCGATATCTACGTCACCGACTACAAAAACAGCCGCGTGTGGCATATCAGCCCCGAAGGGAAGAAGCAGATCGTCGACGAAGGGATTGCCAAACCCAACGGCGTGATCTTGTGGCCCGATGAACAAACGTTGGTGGTGAGCGATAACGCTGGCGGAAGTTTGTGGGCGTTTCGTATCGGCGAAGGTGGCAAGCTCGAGCATAAGCAGCCCTACTACACGCTGGAACTTGGTCCACAGAAATCACCGAGCCAAGCCGACGGCATGACGGTGGATGTGGCGGGACGTTTATTCGTCGCCACGAGCCAAGGGCTGCAAGTGTTCGATCCCTCGGCCAGGCTTGCGGGGATTCTTCTGAAGCCACAGAAGAAGTTCCTCTCGAACGTTGCCTTCGCGGGAGAGAAACTCGACACGCTGTATGTGACGTGTGCCGACAAGGTTTATAGCCGCAAGCTGAAGACCCAAGGGATCTCGAATCAGCACGCGCTGCCACAGCCAAAATAG
- a CDS encoding redoxin domain-containing protein: protein MSHFAFRLLSRTSALLALALLTLVASAQEAPSAADVKPEEAKPAEATAPAEATPEPAKPEEAKPANAKPEEVKPEEKKPDEAKQEDEKKDDAAHPMADDVKAGHSFHAEVFNEGPRQKAYLMPGMPEIVFPITTTNPEAHKFFLQGLGQVHGFWYFEAERSFRQAAALDPKCAMAYWGMAMANVDNNSRAKKFMEQCVKHKEGLTERELMYIDALDAYFKADNGKKKERAEAYTRALEKILYKFPEDVEARALLALQLWKNRDSGLPIQSHLAIDALLDQVFKAQPMHPAHHYRIHLWDYERAENALASAALCGQSSAGVAHMWHMPGHIYSRLKRYDDAVFQQEASARVDHAHMMRDRVLPDQIHNFAHNNEWLIRNLIFIGRTSDALDLAKNMSELPRHPKYNSVSRGSSFFGRQRLFEVLTKYEMWDELLALSETQYLEPTKNDGEQLKRLRHVGQAAFRSGKTEKGLQILSDLRAQLDKEKKSKDEAIAAAEKKAVDEKKNEGDTKKAKEQAGKAFDTKINNLTKAVDEVEGYERWAAGDATKAHELLKKSGHVDPLVLAVVEFESGKRDEAIKAAQSQIDSRTNEVLPYMTSIQLLYKSDRKEDAKKQLEKLQTIAANIDLASPVAKRLEPIAQEFGFQADWRVPAVAKNDTGNRPALDSLGPFRWQPSAALSFNLKDVEGKPIALSDYTGKPVVLLFFLGHGCLHCAEQLHAFAALKQQYNDAGFELLAISSDDAEGLKISIENYKDGPLPVKLVSDPTNETFKAYRCFDDFENQPLHGTFVIDATGNVRWQDIGFEPFMDGKFVLEEACRLLGKTVPEKPSTPEPAAATTSTEKPAETTAATPMETTATSVPAAN, encoded by the coding sequence ATGAGCCACTTCGCCTTCCGCTTGCTCTCGCGAACATCTGCTCTCCTCGCGCTCGCTTTGTTGACGCTCGTCGCCAGCGCACAAGAGGCTCCCTCTGCTGCCGATGTCAAACCGGAAGAGGCCAAGCCAGCTGAAGCAACTGCCCCTGCAGAAGCCACTCCTGAGCCAGCTAAACCGGAAGAAGCCAAGCCTGCTAACGCGAAACCCGAAGAGGTCAAGCCGGAAGAAAAGAAGCCCGACGAAGCCAAACAAGAGGACGAAAAGAAAGACGACGCCGCGCACCCAATGGCGGATGACGTGAAAGCGGGGCACTCGTTCCACGCTGAAGTGTTCAACGAAGGGCCGCGTCAAAAAGCGTACTTGATGCCAGGGATGCCCGAGATCGTTTTCCCCATCACCACCACCAATCCCGAAGCTCACAAGTTCTTTCTACAAGGACTGGGGCAGGTGCACGGCTTTTGGTACTTCGAAGCGGAACGTTCGTTTCGCCAAGCAGCCGCGCTCGATCCCAAGTGCGCGATGGCCTATTGGGGTATGGCGATGGCAAACGTCGACAACAACAGCCGCGCTAAAAAATTCATGGAGCAGTGCGTCAAGCACAAAGAAGGACTGACCGAACGCGAGCTGATGTACATCGACGCACTCGATGCCTATTTCAAAGCCGATAACGGTAAGAAGAAAGAGCGCGCCGAAGCATACACCCGCGCACTTGAAAAGATTTTGTACAAGTTCCCTGAAGATGTCGAAGCTCGCGCGTTACTCGCGCTGCAGCTGTGGAAGAATCGCGATTCGGGACTTCCGATTCAAAGCCATCTGGCAATCGACGCGCTGCTCGATCAAGTCTTCAAAGCGCAGCCGATGCACCCTGCTCATCACTACCGCATTCACCTGTGGGACTACGAGCGAGCTGAAAACGCACTCGCATCAGCGGCACTCTGCGGACAAAGTTCGGCTGGAGTTGCCCACATGTGGCACATGCCAGGGCATATCTACTCGCGACTGAAACGCTACGACGATGCTGTGTTTCAGCAAGAAGCATCGGCGCGCGTCGATCACGCGCACATGATGCGCGATCGCGTTTTGCCCGATCAGATTCACAACTTTGCCCACAACAACGAGTGGCTGATTCGCAACCTGATTTTCATCGGCCGCACGAGCGATGCACTCGATTTGGCGAAGAACATGTCGGAGCTCCCACGCCATCCGAAGTACAACAGTGTTTCGCGCGGCAGTTCTTTTTTTGGTCGTCAGCGACTCTTCGAAGTCCTTACAAAGTACGAGATGTGGGATGAACTTCTCGCACTCTCGGAGACGCAATATCTCGAGCCTACCAAAAATGATGGCGAACAACTGAAGCGTTTGCGACACGTCGGCCAGGCTGCATTCCGCAGTGGTAAGACGGAAAAGGGGCTGCAAATCCTGAGTGATCTGCGGGCGCAGCTCGACAAAGAAAAGAAGAGCAAAGACGAAGCGATCGCCGCCGCTGAAAAGAAAGCTGTCGACGAGAAGAAGAACGAAGGGGACACCAAGAAGGCGAAGGAACAAGCGGGTAAAGCGTTCGACACCAAAATCAACAACCTCACCAAGGCTGTGGATGAAGTAGAAGGTTACGAGCGCTGGGCCGCTGGCGATGCAACTAAGGCTCACGAACTGCTGAAGAAGTCGGGGCATGTCGATCCCCTGGTGCTCGCTGTCGTCGAGTTCGAAAGTGGCAAACGTGACGAAGCGATCAAAGCCGCTCAGTCGCAAATTGATTCACGTACGAACGAAGTTCTCCCGTACATGACGAGCATCCAGCTACTGTACAAATCAGATCGCAAAGAGGATGCCAAGAAGCAGCTTGAAAAGCTGCAGACTATTGCGGCAAACATCGATCTCGCATCACCAGTGGCGAAGCGTCTTGAACCGATCGCGCAAGAGTTTGGATTTCAGGCCGATTGGCGAGTTCCGGCTGTTGCTAAAAACGATACCGGAAACCGCCCCGCGCTCGATTCGCTTGGCCCATTCCGCTGGCAGCCATCGGCGGCTCTCTCGTTCAACCTGAAAGATGTAGAAGGGAAGCCAATCGCGCTGAGCGACTATACCGGCAAGCCTGTGGTGCTTCTCTTCTTCCTTGGTCACGGCTGTTTGCATTGTGCCGAGCAGTTGCACGCCTTCGCCGCGCTCAAACAGCAGTACAACGATGCTGGCTTCGAGCTACTCGCCATCAGCAGCGACGATGCCGAAGGACTTAAAATCTCGATTGAGAATTACAAAGATGGGCCGCTTCCTGTGAAGCTTGTTTCCGATCCGACGAACGAAACGTTCAAAGCGTATCGCTGCTTCGATGACTTCGAAAACCAGCCGCTCCATGGCACGTTTGTGATCGATGCAACGGGAAATGTACGCTGGCAAGACATCGGTTTCGAGCCTTTCATGGACGGCAAGTTTGTCCTCGAAGAGGCGTGCCGTTTGCTCGGTAAAACGGTCCCTGAAAAGCCTTCGACTCCTGAACCAGCGGCGGCAACAACCTCCACCGAGAAGCCTGCCGAAACAACGGCTGCGACACCGATGGAAACCACAGCAACATCGGTTCCAGCCGCCAACTGA
- the cysK gene encoding cysteine synthase A, with the protein MNALPSGIKNNITECIGNTPLVLLRKVTEGCVATVVAKVENMNPLWSVKDRIARAMIDAAERDGKIKPGTIIIEPTSGNTGIGLAYVCAARGYKLRVTMPESMTIERRRLLKALGAEIVLTPAAEGMPGAVRRAEAIANEDPETFFMPQQFNNPANPEVHRKTTAEEIWRDTDGKVDIFVAGVGTGGTITGCSEVLKARKPSVKSIAIEPANSPVIAQKLAGQPLQPGRHTIQGIGAGFIPGVLNVNIIDEVFPVKDEDAAETARRLSTQEGLFCGISCGAAAYAALQVGKRPENAGKLIVVVLPDLGERYLSTQLYPE; encoded by the coding sequence ATGAATGCTCTTCCGTCGGGAATTAAAAACAACATTACCGAATGCATCGGTAACACGCCCCTGGTGCTGCTTCGCAAAGTGACTGAAGGTTGCGTGGCGACTGTGGTTGCCAAAGTGGAGAACATGAATCCTCTTTGGAGCGTGAAGGACCGCATTGCCCGCGCCATGATCGACGCCGCCGAACGCGATGGCAAAATCAAGCCCGGCACGATCATCATCGAACCCACCAGCGGCAACACCGGCATCGGCTTGGCCTACGTTTGCGCAGCACGCGGCTACAAACTGCGCGTCACCATGCCCGAGAGCATGACGATCGAGCGTCGTCGACTCTTGAAGGCACTCGGCGCCGAGATTGTGCTCACTCCTGCAGCGGAAGGGATGCCGGGCGCTGTTCGTCGCGCAGAAGCGATCGCCAATGAAGATCCCGAAACGTTCTTCATGCCGCAGCAGTTCAACAATCCTGCGAACCCCGAAGTCCACCGCAAAACAACCGCCGAAGAGATTTGGCGCGACACCGATGGGAAGGTCGACATCTTCGTGGCTGGGGTCGGTACTGGCGGAACGATCACCGGTTGCTCGGAAGTGCTGAAGGCTCGCAAGCCTTCGGTGAAGTCGATCGCTATTGAACCTGCCAACAGCCCCGTGATTGCTCAGAAACTCGCTGGTCAACCACTGCAGCCAGGTCGTCACACCATTCAAGGCATCGGCGCGGGTTTCATCCCCGGTGTGCTGAATGTAAACATCATCGACGAAGTCTTTCCGGTGAAAGATGAAGATGCCGCCGAGACTGCTCGTCGGCTGTCGACCCAAGAGGGTTTGTTCTGCGGCATCAGCTGCGGCGCTGCTGCGTACGCTGCTTTGCAAGTGGGCAAACGTCCCGAGAACGCCGGCAAGCTGATCGTTGTGGTGCTGCCCGATCTTGGCGAACGCTACCTCAGCACGCAGCTCTATCCCGAATAG
- a CDS encoding agenet domain-containing protein, translating to MRSFLATVLALLLGVGAIGCSTPIAPTESKTSTSDGTYEAAIYVDLHRAGESYREYIAANGRGPDSIEAWRQYLWKNHSDTSFLYRLQADGYGFGWNFDPSAGLPTATTPLAQSGLFSARLMADGSLTDVNPAAINLAKQRDARIAAVMPAVPGAPPPPPVVAPPPPAPAGPTKLEPGPEAIQLACERYLQLHEAWVELFAKIDNASEAQSIAAILYSTQADFDFNKNRLSSSGLLQNPGAVSAAHAARYQAALEREKQIVNEHLAKMPDHQAIMQTIASEYMQKITGIAGPNGLLMDMQLALAGRASPSPSSPASSGSVPSLARNSPSTSQPASFPRESPEDRQAKIDQALFRFTSAYEGWLVVLQGITDAQRASLFKSQLRLFDGKFDQVAEELHALGVQGDLRDASPEYRDQLDDLQRRQLEQDQRIAALPDAAAIGTAFTADFAEKGRLGPIRTQLKLQELRGGAPSVASSAPPAATTPSAPGATAPAASSGAYAVGMPIDIEWGGKWWPGKVLRVDGDKTYIAYDDHSDAWNEWVPRDRIRPRP from the coding sequence ATGCGTTCGTTCTTGGCAACCGTACTAGCGCTGCTCCTGGGAGTGGGAGCTATCGGCTGCTCGACACCTATCGCCCCCACCGAGTCGAAAACGTCGACCTCCGATGGCACCTACGAAGCGGCGATCTACGTCGATCTTCATCGCGCGGGTGAATCGTATCGCGAATACATCGCCGCCAATGGCCGCGGACCCGACAGCATCGAAGCCTGGCGACAATACCTGTGGAAGAACCATAGCGATACGTCGTTCCTCTATCGTTTGCAGGCCGATGGTTATGGCTTTGGATGGAATTTTGATCCGAGCGCAGGCTTGCCAACTGCAACGACCCCTTTGGCGCAGTCGGGCTTGTTCAGCGCCAGGCTGATGGCCGATGGAAGCTTGACCGATGTCAATCCAGCCGCCATCAACCTCGCTAAGCAGCGCGATGCGCGAATCGCCGCTGTGATGCCAGCAGTTCCTGGGGCACCTCCGCCACCGCCGGTTGTCGCTCCTCCACCTCCTGCGCCAGCAGGACCTACAAAGTTGGAGCCGGGGCCCGAAGCGATTCAGCTGGCCTGCGAACGCTATCTACAACTGCACGAAGCCTGGGTCGAACTGTTTGCGAAAATCGATAATGCCAGCGAGGCGCAGTCGATCGCCGCGATTTTGTACTCCACGCAGGCCGACTTTGATTTCAACAAAAATCGGCTCTCCAGCAGTGGGCTGCTGCAGAACCCGGGTGCTGTTTCGGCTGCGCATGCTGCTCGCTATCAAGCGGCGCTCGAGCGTGAGAAGCAGATCGTCAACGAGCATCTGGCAAAAATGCCCGATCATCAAGCAATCATGCAAACCATTGCGTCGGAATACATGCAAAAGATTACAGGGATTGCTGGTCCCAACGGACTGCTGATGGACATGCAATTGGCGCTCGCCGGGCGCGCGTCTCCCTCGCCTTCAAGTCCTGCTTCCTCGGGCTCGGTTCCATCGCTGGCTCGAAACAGTCCTAGTACTTCTCAACCGGCCTCTTTCCCTCGCGAATCGCCTGAAGATCGGCAAGCAAAGATCGATCAAGCCCTGTTTCGATTTACATCAGCTTACGAGGGATGGCTGGTTGTTTTACAGGGGATCACCGACGCTCAAAGAGCCTCGTTGTTCAAATCGCAGTTGCGGTTATTCGACGGCAAGTTTGATCAAGTTGCCGAGGAGCTGCACGCGCTCGGCGTACAGGGGGATTTGCGCGACGCTTCCCCGGAGTATCGCGATCAGCTGGATGATCTGCAGCGCCGCCAGCTTGAGCAAGATCAGCGGATCGCTGCGCTGCCAGATGCGGCAGCTATTGGCACTGCTTTTACCGCAGATTTTGCCGAGAAGGGACGGCTCGGGCCGATTCGAACGCAGCTGAAACTACAAGAACTGCGTGGTGGTGCTCCGTCGGTTGCCAGTAGTGCGCCACCTGCTGCCACAACACCAAGCGCACCTGGCGCCACTGCACCCGCTGCAAGTTCTGGCGCCTACGCGGTCGGTATGCCGATCGATATCGAGTGGGGCGGAAAATGGTGGCCCGGTAAAGTCTTGCGAGTCGATGGCGACAAGACCTACATTGCCTACGACGATCATAGTGACGCTTGGAACGAGTGGGTTCCCCGCGATCGGATTCGGCCACGCCCTTAG